One window of the Leptospira koniambonensis genome contains the following:
- the rpsS gene encoding 30S ribosomal protein S19, producing MMRSSKKGPFIDSHLMSKVIKLNSENQKKPFKTWSRRSTIFPDMIGHTIMVHNGNKFIPVFINDNMVGHKLGEFAPTRTYRGHGNTDKKAAKK from the coding sequence ATCATGAGATCTTCTAAAAAAGGTCCGTTCATCGACAGTCACCTCATGAGCAAGGTGATCAAGCTGAACTCTGAAAACCAAAAGAAACCGTTTAAAACCTGGTCTCGTAGAAGTACGATTTTCCCAGACATGATCGGTCACACCATCATGGTTCATAACGGAAACAAATTTATCCCTGTTTTCATCAATGATAACATGGTAGGTCACAAGTTAGGAGAATTTGCTCCAACTCGTACTTATCGTGGTCATGGAAACACCGATAAAAAGGCGGCTAAGAAATAA
- the rpsJ gene encoding 30S ribosomal protein S10, with product MAGQKIRVKLKAFDHKLIDQSTYEIVATAKRTGATVSGPIPLPTKKEIYTVLRSPHVNKKSREQFEMKTHKRLIDILDTNEDTVEALMKLQLPAGVSVDIKS from the coding sequence ATGGCTGGCCAAAAGATCAGAGTAAAGCTTAAAGCTTTCGATCATAAGTTGATCGACCAATCAACTTACGAGATCGTTGCGACTGCCAAAAGGACCGGAGCTACTGTCTCCGGTCCGATTCCTCTTCCAACGAAGAAGGAAATATACACAGTCCTCCGTTCTCCACACGTAAACAAAAAATCAAGAGAGCAGTTTGAGATGAAAACTCACAAAAGGCTCATAGACATTCTGGACACCAATGAAGACACAGTTGAGGCTTTAATGAAGCTGCAACTCCCTGCAGGTGTTTCAGTGGATATTAAATCCTAA
- a CDS encoding elongation factor G-like protein: MSVPFLNPGIFAHIDAGKTTLLERILFETGKISSPGRIEEGTTESDYLPEEIERGISIQSTVARIPYPNPEKPRVILQFVDNPGHLDFQSQANASLLVSDFGLVLIDSFEGLKSQTFQNVEALRKSGKPILFFLNKLDRPGADILSPLVDLEVALGKEPILLFKDDGTIPVLKGEGEESELLPLIEWDHGLSEEYLKDHNLLPKLAIKGLVKGFWEGIIFPVLGGSALQGLGVNELLSLLEVLAQGKPSSPSAKEQAGVAFKREIHPELGKLLHFQTLASIKVGDFFLHGETKHKIENLYQISARDYEEVSSGKAGELLATTSLLDWIPGEILSRHNIENKTLLSPIRKQFQILIEPEKEEDRQELWDRLQDLAWLDEAVSVDILSETGQFRLSGTGELHLEISLSRLKESFLKSFQTSGIKVARFALWKNLVQKVAFQHTAFDQKISSGPVLASLESSNNFSKGVRFNVQLADPIKEAITSAFTEVTARGIDGEEVLGLQMIVEGYESPSETKSFDLSSLIKVAVIKGLKDIIPNHSDFIGPLSELEILTPNQYLGDILASLAKRDAKIRKVTELTEGRHLIQASASTQNLLGFSGVLRNMAQGRGVLSLDTLFDFDNHSVLF; this comes from the coding sequence ATGTCAGTACCATTCTTAAATCCAGGAATATTCGCACATATTGATGCGGGCAAAACCACACTCTTAGAAAGGATCTTATTCGAGACCGGCAAAATTTCTTCGCCGGGCAGAATTGAAGAAGGTACTACAGAGTCTGATTATCTCCCCGAAGAAATCGAAAGGGGAATTTCTATCCAGTCCACTGTGGCCCGGATCCCTTACCCAAATCCTGAAAAGCCTCGTGTCATTCTGCAGTTCGTGGACAATCCAGGGCATTTGGATTTTCAATCCCAAGCAAATGCTTCTTTACTCGTTTCCGATTTTGGACTCGTACTTATTGATTCTTTCGAAGGCTTAAAATCACAGACCTTCCAAAATGTGGAGGCTTTAAGAAAGTCAGGAAAACCAATATTATTTTTTCTAAATAAACTAGATCGCCCAGGCGCAGACATTCTCTCTCCTTTGGTGGATCTGGAAGTAGCATTAGGAAAAGAACCAATCCTGCTATTCAAAGATGATGGAACTATCCCGGTATTAAAGGGAGAAGGAGAAGAGTCGGAACTCCTGCCATTGATAGAATGGGATCACGGACTTTCAGAAGAATATCTCAAGGATCATAACCTTCTTCCTAAGCTTGCTATCAAAGGTTTGGTAAAAGGATTCTGGGAAGGTATAATTTTTCCAGTGCTTGGAGGATCCGCGCTCCAGGGGCTCGGAGTAAATGAATTACTTTCTCTCTTAGAGGTCCTTGCGCAAGGAAAGCCTTCTTCTCCTTCTGCTAAAGAGCAAGCGGGTGTGGCGTTTAAGAGAGAAATTCATCCCGAACTTGGAAAACTTCTTCATTTCCAAACATTGGCTTCCATCAAAGTCGGGGACTTCTTCCTACATGGAGAAACAAAACATAAGATAGAGAACTTATATCAAATTTCCGCAAGAGACTATGAAGAAGTTTCATCAGGTAAAGCGGGAGAACTTCTCGCAACCACATCTCTTTTGGATTGGATCCCAGGGGAAATTCTTTCGAGACATAATATAGAAAACAAAACTCTACTTTCTCCGATCAGAAAACAATTTCAGATCTTAATAGAACCGGAAAAGGAAGAAGATAGACAGGAGCTTTGGGATCGTTTGCAAGATCTGGCCTGGCTGGATGAAGCAGTAAGCGTAGATATTCTCTCAGAGACTGGGCAATTTCGCTTATCAGGCACAGGTGAGTTACATTTAGAGATCTCTCTTTCTCGTTTGAAAGAGTCTTTTTTAAAAAGCTTTCAAACGAGTGGAATCAAGGTTGCAAGATTTGCTCTATGGAAAAATTTGGTTCAAAAGGTCGCATTTCAGCATACCGCGTTCGATCAAAAGATCTCGAGCGGTCCGGTGCTCGCGTCCTTGGAAAGTTCTAACAACTTTTCTAAGGGAGTGCGGTTTAATGTTCAGCTAGCTGATCCAATCAAAGAGGCGATAACATCCGCATTTACGGAAGTCACCGCCCGCGGGATAGACGGAGAAGAAGTTCTCGGTCTACAAATGATTGTCGAGGGTTACGAGTCTCCGAGTGAGACAAAGTCTTTCGATCTTTCTTCCCTGATCAAAGTAGCTGTCATCAAAGGTTTAAAGGACATAATTCCGAATCATTCGGATTTCATTGGTCCCCTTTCTGAGTTAGAGATTCTTACACCGAATCAATATCTCGGAGATATATTGGCCAGTTTGGCCAAGAGGGACGCGAAGATTCGTAAGGTCACTGAGTTGACCGAAGGGCGTCATTTGATCCAGGCAAGTGCTTCTACGCAAAACTTGCTTGGCTTTAGCGGTGTCCTTAGAAATATGGCACAGGGAAGGGGCGTCCTATCTTTGGACACCCTTTTCGACTTTGATAACCATTCTGTATTGTTTTAA
- a CDS encoding TetR/AcrR family transcriptional regulator, with translation MGTREQTRELVLEAAESLFLAKGLLEVSMEDIAAKASCTRRNLYRYFDTKEALSIEVLRKLLAPWNDFQLQTFENLRSSNLSGKEELVSFLKTLAKYLETHKPLLRFTAEFDFVFRERSSFQLDASSEESLFAEFLFTEKLIIQILEKGEGDGSLSVPSSLAILVPTITTVLWSLGQRVALRETLIPREFGVNGMELVQTQIDLLVLALETKQGPGEKKEN, from the coding sequence GTGGGAACAAGGGAGCAAACCAGAGAGCTTGTATTAGAAGCCGCAGAATCCCTGTTTTTGGCCAAAGGACTCCTGGAAGTTTCCATGGAGGATATTGCCGCAAAAGCATCTTGCACTCGGCGAAATCTATATCGTTACTTTGATACAAAGGAAGCGCTCAGTATTGAAGTTCTTAGAAAACTTCTCGCACCTTGGAATGATTTCCAACTCCAAACATTTGAGAATCTTAGAAGTTCTAATCTTTCCGGAAAGGAAGAGCTTGTTTCCTTTCTCAAAACTCTGGCGAAATATTTAGAAACTCATAAACCTTTACTTCGTTTTACCGCTGAGTTCGATTTTGTATTCAGAGAACGCAGTTCCTTTCAATTGGATGCTTCTTCAGAAGAGTCTTTGTTTGCAGAGTTTCTATTCACAGAAAAACTTATCATACAAATTTTAGAAAAGGGAGAAGGAGATGGAAGTCTCAGTGTCCCTTCTTCCTTAGCAATACTTGTTCCTACAATTACAACAGTCCTATGGAGTCTTGGGCAAAGAGTTGCTCTCAGAGAAACTTTGATCCCAAGAGAATTCGGTGTGAATGGTATGGAGCTCGTACAAACACAAATAGATCTATTGGTGCTCGCTTTAGAAACAAAACAAGGTCCCGGAGAAAAGAAGGAGAATTAA
- a CDS encoding bifunctional alpha,alpha-trehalose-phosphate synthase (UDP-forming)/trehalose-phosphatase, with protein MKLQKNKLIIVSNRLPVNLTLRKGKYSYRKSAGGLATGVSSFLDKLGPDNKFVWVGWPGSIVAEARIDEVNKTLEDGFGYFPIYLSEPEIKQFYSGFCNRTIWPLFHYFPSYTTYSQEEWKSYKEINQRFAERVIQIYEPGDTVWIHDYHLFLLPSLLRAMIPDIKIGFFLHIPFPHFEVYRLLPMSWRKEILLGILGSDLVGFHTHDYTQYFLRSVLRILGLDNHFGLINHGDRFIKVETFPMGIDFEKFRQFSLTDSCEILRQELERGTKNKRLLLTVDRLDYSKGIAKRLEAFQLFLEEHPEWKEKVVLLMIIVPSRSEVEEYGKMRESIERMVGMINGLYATMEWSPIIYRYKYFSFEELVAFYGISDVALVTPLRDGMNLVAKEFLASRPDLSGVLVLSEMTGAAKELGEAILINPNNPQDVSDAIQEALTSSLEEQIARNLPMVERIRKYDVIKWASDFLTRLEETKKNTKDLSAKIIEGRIQGEIITRFKNSFKRVLFLDYDGTLVPFANSPSEAIPEFRLRHLLLRLTSDQRNTVYIVSGRDRHWLDKTLSGLGLCFIAEHGVWYKANGDWKLFRELSAAWKSDLYPILEEYCRRLPGTFIEEKEFSLAWHYRGAENDAADSMTRELLNDLVNYTGNLDVQVLKGNKVIEVKCSGVNKGISSKQIAAEISADFILTVGDDWTDEDMFRELPKYAYSIKVGISPTEARYYLRSSEQVLDLIESLLKPIPGDENFG; from the coding sequence ATGAAACTTCAAAAGAACAAACTAATCATCGTATCAAATCGACTCCCCGTAAATCTTACACTCCGTAAAGGTAAATACTCTTATCGAAAAAGTGCAGGAGGTCTCGCAACAGGTGTCTCTTCTTTTTTAGACAAACTTGGTCCGGATAATAAATTTGTTTGGGTCGGTTGGCCGGGTAGTATTGTTGCCGAAGCGAGGATAGATGAGGTAAACAAAACTCTCGAAGATGGATTTGGATATTTTCCAATTTATCTTTCCGAACCAGAGATCAAACAGTTCTATTCAGGTTTTTGTAATCGCACTATCTGGCCTTTATTCCATTACTTTCCGAGTTATACGACTTATTCCCAGGAAGAATGGAAATCATACAAAGAGATCAATCAAAGATTCGCCGAAAGAGTAATTCAGATCTACGAACCAGGAGATACTGTTTGGATACACGATTATCATCTCTTTCTTTTGCCTTCCTTGCTGAGAGCGATGATTCCGGATATTAAGATCGGTTTTTTTCTACATATCCCTTTTCCTCATTTCGAAGTTTATAGACTATTACCGATGTCCTGGAGAAAGGAAATTCTTTTGGGAATTTTAGGCAGTGACCTGGTCGGATTCCATACGCACGATTACACACAGTATTTTTTAAGATCCGTTCTCAGAATATTAGGATTAGATAATCATTTCGGACTGATTAACCACGGAGATAGATTCATTAAAGTGGAAACTTTTCCGATGGGGATTGATTTCGAAAAGTTCAGGCAATTCTCGCTTACAGATTCCTGTGAAATCCTAAGACAAGAATTAGAAAGAGGAACCAAAAATAAAAGACTCTTGCTGACTGTGGATAGATTGGATTACTCCAAAGGGATAGCAAAACGACTAGAAGCATTCCAATTATTTTTGGAAGAACATCCAGAGTGGAAAGAAAAAGTAGTCCTCTTAATGATCATCGTTCCTTCTCGCTCTGAGGTGGAAGAATACGGTAAAATGAGAGAATCGATCGAGAGAATGGTGGGGATGATCAACGGTCTTTACGCCACTATGGAATGGTCTCCGATCATTTATCGTTATAAGTATTTTTCTTTTGAAGAGTTGGTCGCATTTTACGGTATTTCGGATGTGGCGTTAGTCACACCTCTTCGAGACGGAATGAATTTGGTCGCAAAGGAATTTCTAGCTTCCAGACCAGATCTTTCCGGCGTACTAGTTTTATCCGAAATGACTGGGGCAGCAAAAGAATTAGGAGAAGCAATCTTAATCAATCCGAATAATCCTCAAGATGTAAGCGACGCAATCCAGGAAGCACTCACAAGTTCTTTGGAAGAACAAATAGCACGGAACCTTCCAATGGTAGAACGTATCCGTAAATATGACGTGATAAAATGGGCCTCAGATTTTCTAACCCGCTTAGAAGAAACGAAGAAGAATACCAAAGATCTTTCCGCAAAAATAATCGAAGGCAGGATCCAAGGTGAGATCATAACTAGATTCAAGAATTCATTCAAAAGGGTCCTGTTCTTAGACTATGATGGCACATTAGTTCCTTTTGCGAATAGCCCATCAGAAGCGATCCCGGAATTCAGACTTAGACATTTATTGCTTCGACTTACCTCAGATCAGAGAAATACGGTCTACATCGTTAGCGGAAGAGATAGGCATTGGCTGGATAAAACTCTTTCCGGCCTTGGCTTATGCTTTATCGCAGAACATGGTGTATGGTACAAAGCAAACGGGGATTGGAAATTATTCAGAGAACTTTCAGCCGCCTGGAAATCGGATCTTTATCCAATATTGGAAGAATACTGTAGACGCCTTCCCGGAACATTTATCGAAGAGAAAGAATTCTCACTAGCTTGGCATTATCGTGGAGCAGAAAACGATGCTGCAGATTCCATGACTAGGGAGCTTCTGAATGATCTGGTCAATTATACCGGAAATTTAGATGTACAAGTCCTAAAGGGAAATAAGGTGATCGAGGTAAAATGTTCCGGAGTTAATAAAGGAATTTCTTCTAAACAGATCGCTGCGGAAATTTCCGCAGATTTTATCCTAACAGTTGGAGACGATTGGACGGACGAGGACATGTTCCGCGAACTCCCCAAATACGCGTATTCTATAAAGGTCGGGATTAGTCCTACGGAAGCGCGTTACTATCTCAGGTCCTCGGAGCAGGTATTAGACTTAATCGAATCATTACTTAAACCTATTCCGGGAGACGAAAATTTTGGATAA
- the rplB gene encoding 50S ribosomal protein L2, whose product MGIKKFKPVTAASRFKSVLTFEEITETEPYRPLTISLNYKAGRGEGGKIAVRRKGGRVKRKYRIIDFKRRKVGITATVKTVEYDPYRSAFISLVSYSDGEYAYILNAEGMKVGDKVSNGEGAEIKVGNALPLGKIPPGTNVHNVELKIGRGGQIARTAGSFATIAGRDGEYVLLKLPSSEVRKVHQNCYATIGICSNRDHNLVSIGKAGRNRWLGKRPKVRGVVMNPVDHPHGGGEGRTSGGRHPVTPWGIPTKGYKTRRRAKPSDKFIIQKRKGNRSR is encoded by the coding sequence ATGGGAATTAAAAAGTTTAAACCCGTTACTGCCGCCAGCCGTTTTAAATCGGTATTAACCTTCGAGGAAATCACCGAGACAGAACCGTACCGCCCTTTAACGATCAGCTTAAATTACAAAGCAGGTCGCGGAGAAGGTGGTAAAATTGCGGTTCGCAGAAAAGGCGGAAGAGTAAAACGCAAATATCGTATCATCGACTTCAAACGTCGCAAAGTAGGAATTACTGCTACAGTTAAAACTGTTGAGTATGATCCATACCGCTCGGCGTTTATTTCTCTCGTTAGTTACTCTGACGGAGAATACGCTTATATCCTAAATGCTGAAGGCATGAAAGTTGGAGACAAAGTTTCCAATGGAGAAGGCGCTGAAATCAAAGTTGGAAACGCACTTCCACTTGGAAAAATTCCTCCAGGCACTAATGTGCATAACGTGGAATTGAAAATTGGAAGAGGCGGACAAATCGCAAGAACTGCAGGATCCTTCGCTACTATTGCAGGTAGAGACGGAGAATATGTTCTTCTTAAACTTCCAAGCTCCGAAGTTCGTAAAGTTCACCAAAACTGCTACGCTACTATCGGAATTTGCAGCAATAGAGATCATAACCTTGTTTCGATCGGTAAAGCTGGTAGAAACAGATGGTTGGGAAAACGTCCTAAGGTCAGAGGGGTTGTAATGAACCCAGTTGATCACCCACATGGTGGTGGTGAAGGACGTACTTCTGGAGGACGTCACCCGGTGACTCCTTGGGGTATTCCAACTAAAGGATACAAAACTCGTCGTAGGGCTAAACCTTCTGACAAGTTCATTATCCAGAAGAGAAAGGGAAATAGGAGCAGGTAA
- the rplV gene encoding 50S ribosomal protein L22 — MEAVAIARFIRMSPRKLRLVADEIRGYEVAEALDILKYTNKRAIEPIFKLIKSASANAVVKSDNADPGKMFIKKILVDEGPILKRFRPRARGRAARIRKRTSHVTVVISD; from the coding sequence ATGGAAGCCGTAGCAATCGCAAGATTTATTAGAATGTCCCCTCGCAAACTTCGTCTTGTTGCGGATGAGATCCGTGGATACGAAGTTGCTGAAGCTTTGGATATTCTTAAATATACTAACAAAAGAGCGATCGAGCCTATCTTCAAACTTATCAAATCCGCTTCTGCAAACGCAGTTGTGAAAAGTGATAACGCTGATCCAGGCAAGATGTTCATTAAAAAGATCCTAGTGGACGAAGGCCCAATTCTTAAACGCTTCCGTCCTCGCGCTCGTGGTAGAGCTGCAAGGATCCGTAAGAGAACCAGCCACGTTACTGTGGTAATCTCGGATTAA
- the rplD gene encoding 50S ribosomal protein L4 produces MKAQKYSKEGKLLSEIELPASLFESKYSSGAIYDAIKAENANLRSGNHHTKTRSEVSGGGKKPWSQKGTGRARQGSIRAPQWVGGGTVHGPRKRDYSYNVSPKVKRRAVLSVLNKKAQDAVIKVIEDLDPKEFSTKAFSTLFSNIGLKNTGVIGFLVDGENDFLKKSVRNIPTVKYINSKRIAVRDILYNRNLVITEAALGEILKHYGEGK; encoded by the coding sequence ATGAAAGCACAGAAGTATTCAAAAGAAGGAAAACTGCTCTCGGAAATCGAACTTCCTGCATCGTTGTTCGAATCCAAATATAGCAGTGGCGCGATTTACGACGCCATCAAAGCGGAGAATGCTAACCTTCGCTCCGGGAATCATCATACCAAAACTCGCTCGGAAGTTTCCGGGGGTGGTAAAAAGCCTTGGTCCCAAAAAGGAACTGGTAGAGCTCGTCAAGGTTCTATCCGTGCTCCTCAGTGGGTGGGCGGTGGTACTGTTCACGGACCTCGCAAGAGAGATTATTCATATAACGTTTCTCCAAAAGTGAAACGCAGAGCGGTTCTTTCCGTTTTGAATAAGAAAGCTCAAGACGCGGTCATTAAAGTAATAGAAGATCTGGATCCAAAAGAATTCAGCACAAAAGCATTCTCTACTTTATTCAGCAATATCGGACTAAAGAACACCGGAGTGATCGGATTCTTAGTAGATGGAGAGAACGATTTCCTTAAAAAGTCAGTTCGTAATATCCCTACTGTAAAATACATCAACTCTAAACGTATCGCAGTTCGTGACATTCTATATAATAGAAATCTTGTGATCACTGAAGCGGCTTTGGGAGAAATTCTCAAACATTACGGAGAAGGAAAATGA
- the tuf gene encoding elongation factor Tu: protein MAKEKFDRSKPHLNVGTIGHVDHGKTTLTAAITTTLAKVLGGKNKAVAYDQIDNAPEEKARGITIATSHQEYETANRHYAHVDCPGHADYVKNMITGAAQMDAAILVVSATDGPMPQTKEHILLARQVGVPYIIVFINKADMLAADEREEMIQMVEMDVRDLLNKYSFPGDDTPIIYGSALKALEGDESELGAPSVVKLMEALDTYVPNPKRIVDKPFLMPVEDVFSITGRGTVATGRVEQGTLKINDEVEIVGVRPTTKTVVTGIEMFRKLLDSAEAGDNIGALLRGTKKEDIERGQVLAKPGSITPHKKFNAEVYVLTKDEGGRHTPFFNNYRPQFYFRTTDITGVCNLPNGMEMVMPGDNVTMSIELIHPIAMDKGLKFAIREGGKTIGSGVVAEITE, encoded by the coding sequence ATGGCTAAGGAGAAATTCGACAGGTCCAAACCACACTTAAACGTTGGTACAATTGGACACGTTGACCATGGAAAAACCACGCTAACGGCAGCAATCACCACTACGCTTGCAAAAGTATTGGGTGGAAAAAACAAAGCCGTAGCGTACGACCAAATCGATAACGCACCTGAGGAAAAAGCTCGTGGTATCACCATCGCTACTTCTCACCAAGAGTACGAGACTGCTAACCGCCACTATGCACACGTAGACTGCCCAGGTCACGCTGACTATGTTAAAAACATGATCACCGGTGCTGCTCAGATGGACGCTGCGATCCTAGTTGTATCTGCAACTGACGGACCAATGCCTCAAACGAAAGAGCATATCCTGCTCGCTCGTCAGGTAGGTGTTCCTTACATCATCGTATTCATCAATAAAGCGGACATGCTTGCTGCTGATGAGCGTGAAGAGATGATCCAAATGGTTGAGATGGATGTTCGTGACTTGTTAAACAAGTACAGCTTCCCTGGTGATGACACCCCAATCATTTACGGATCCGCTCTTAAAGCTCTTGAAGGCGACGAGTCTGAGTTAGGAGCTCCATCTGTAGTTAAACTAATGGAAGCTCTGGACACTTACGTTCCGAATCCAAAACGTATCGTTGACAAACCTTTCCTAATGCCAGTAGAGGACGTATTCTCTATCACTGGTCGTGGAACTGTTGCAACTGGAAGAGTAGAGCAAGGAACTTTGAAAATCAACGATGAAGTTGAAATCGTTGGTGTTCGCCCTACTACTAAAACAGTTGTTACCGGTATCGAGATGTTCCGTAAACTTTTAGATTCTGCAGAAGCTGGAGACAATATCGGTGCTCTTCTTCGTGGAACTAAAAAAGAAGACATCGAAAGAGGACAGGTTCTTGCTAAGCCAGGATCAATCACTCCTCACAAAAAATTCAACGCGGAAGTTTACGTTCTTACTAAGGACGAAGGTGGACGTCACACTCCATTCTTCAATAACTACCGTCCACAGTTCTATTTCAGAACTACCGACATCACTGGCGTTTGTAACCTACCTAACGGTATGGAAATGGTAATGCCTGGTGACAACGTTACAATGAGCATCGAGTTGATTCACCCGATCGCTATGGACAAAGGTCTTAAATTCGCGATTCGCGAAGGTGGAAAGACTATCGGTTCTGGCGTAGTGGCTGAGATCACCGAGTAA
- a CDS encoding glycoside hydrolase family 1 protein, with protein sequence MSKNFELPKNFLLGSATAATQIEGGDIYNNWYAWSLIGKVGNGESSITGADHYRRYVEDIELLSQLHQECYRMSIEWSRIEPKQGEWSTEGVEHYRDEFQRLIKAGIKPLVTLHHFSCPQWYQEKGGWLSKDAVGDFMRFVDFSIRNFGDLVSEWCTINEPNVFANDSYMDGKYPPGSHGDIAAYMKVTKNLILVHLKSYKLIHKIRKELGFAGETKVGFAHHLAIFEPFNSHPLAKLGCFLSDYLFHEIHMKGFVEGKLCFPVGFGYPEGKGIFCDFIGINYYSRHLFKASYNPGNLFATPLVDPKVSESEKNDLGWEIYPEGMHKVCHRAWDKYKLPIYITENGIPDEKDEKREKYIVDHLYQIKLLIDEGVKVERYYHWSFLDNLEWNDGYGPRFGLVEVDYTTMKRKPRLSALRYAEMCRTKKIQSR encoded by the coding sequence ATGTCTAAAAATTTCGAACTTCCTAAAAATTTTTTATTAGGTTCTGCAACTGCAGCAACTCAGATAGAAGGTGGAGATATTTATAATAATTGGTATGCTTGGTCTCTTATCGGAAAAGTTGGAAATGGAGAATCTTCTATCACTGGAGCAGATCATTATCGTAGATATGTAGAAGATATAGAACTTCTTTCTCAACTTCACCAAGAATGTTATAGAATGAGTATTGAGTGGAGTCGTATAGAACCTAAACAAGGAGAATGGTCTACGGAAGGAGTAGAACATTATCGTGACGAATTCCAAAGGCTGATCAAGGCTGGGATCAAACCACTTGTAACTCTTCATCATTTTTCTTGCCCTCAATGGTATCAGGAAAAAGGAGGATGGCTTTCCAAGGATGCAGTAGGGGACTTCATGAGATTCGTGGACTTCTCCATTCGGAATTTTGGAGATCTGGTTTCAGAATGGTGTACTATCAATGAACCGAATGTATTCGCAAACGATAGTTATATGGATGGAAAATATCCTCCAGGAAGTCATGGTGATATTGCTGCCTATATGAAGGTTACTAAAAATTTAATCCTCGTTCATTTGAAATCATATAAACTCATTCACAAGATCCGCAAAGAACTTGGCTTTGCAGGGGAAACAAAAGTAGGATTTGCACATCATCTTGCTATATTCGAACCTTTCAATTCTCATCCTCTTGCAAAGCTTGGTTGTTTCTTAAGCGATTATCTATTCCACGAAATCCATATGAAAGGATTTGTAGAAGGTAAACTTTGTTTTCCTGTAGGTTTCGGTTATCCGGAAGGGAAGGGGATTTTCTGCGATTTTATAGGGATCAATTATTATTCCAGGCATCTATTCAAAGCCAGCTATAATCCAGGCAACTTATTCGCTACTCCTCTCGTAGATCCTAAGGTTTCTGAATCAGAAAAGAATGATCTGGGTTGGGAAATTTATCCAGAAGGTATGCACAAAGTTTGTCATCGAGCTTGGGACAAATATAAACTTCCGATCTATATCACAGAGAATGGAATCCCAGACGAGAAAGATGAGAAAAGAGAAAAATATATCGTAGATCATCTTTATCAGATCAAACTGCTTATAGACGAAGGTGTTAAAGTAGAGCGCTATTATCATTGGTCCTTTCTGGACAACTTAGAATGGAATGACGGTTACGGTCCTCGTTTCGGATTAGTAGAAGTCGATTACACTACGATGAAAAGAAAACCAAGACTGAGCGCACTTCGTTATGCAGAGATGTGTCGTACTAAAAAAATACAGAGCCGCTGA
- the rplC gene encoding 50S ribosomal protein L3: protein MAKGLIGKKIGMSQIFDEQGNIIPVTVLEVGPCAVSQVKSAATDGYDAIQLAYQDDKEKHLTKGEIKHLAKAGLAPKRVLKEFRNFGEEPAAGAELKAQDVFAVSDIVKVTGTSKGKGFQGVIKRYGHHGGPGAHGSRFHRHPGSMGSNTTPGRVFKGRKLPGRMGFDTKTVLNLKVVRIHEAENLVFVSGSVPGRANSIITIEKI, encoded by the coding sequence ATGGCAAAGGGATTAATCGGTAAAAAGATAGGGATGTCCCAAATCTTCGACGAGCAAGGAAACATTATTCCTGTAACCGTCTTAGAGGTAGGTCCCTGCGCAGTTTCCCAAGTCAAGTCCGCAGCTACGGACGGTTACGACGCGATACAATTAGCTTATCAGGATGATAAAGAAAAACACCTGACCAAAGGCGAGATAAAGCATTTGGCAAAAGCAGGCCTTGCTCCTAAGAGAGTGTTGAAGGAATTCCGGAATTTCGGCGAAGAGCCGGCAGCGGGAGCTGAATTAAAAGCACAAGACGTGTTTGCAGTTTCGGATATTGTAAAAGTTACAGGAACCAGCAAAGGTAAAGGTTTCCAAGGTGTTATCAAAAGATACGGACACCATGGTGGACCAGGAGCTCACGGTTCTCGTTTTCATAGACATCCAGGATCCATGGGATCCAACACCACTCCAGGTAGAGTATTCAAAGGTCGTAAATTACCGGGCCGTATGGGTTTTGATACAAAGACTGTATTGAACCTGAAAGTGGTTCGTATTCACGAAGCAGAAAATTTGGTTTTTGTAAGCGGATCCGTTCCGGGTCGTGCAAACTCCATCATCACTATTGAGAAGATATAA
- a CDS encoding 50S ribosomal protein L23: MNLNEVILSPIITEKSQDLETIGEKAGKRTVKYTVEIHPRANKTLVKEAFRKIYNVVPSSVNIQVYRGKIKRFRHLPAPKAHWKKAIVTFQDGASIDFGKEA; the protein is encoded by the coding sequence ATGAATCTTAACGAAGTAATTTTATCTCCGATCATCACAGAGAAGTCTCAAGATCTTGAGACTATCGGTGAAAAAGCCGGTAAAAGAACCGTAAAATACACAGTGGAGATCCATCCTAGAGCAAACAAAACTCTAGTAAAGGAAGCTTTCCGCAAAATTTACAATGTAGTACCTTCTTCCGTAAACATCCAAGTGTATCGCGGAAAGATAAAAAGATTCCGTCATCTACCTGCTCCTAAAGCTCATTGGAAAAAAGCAATCGTGACTTTCCAAGACGGCGCGAGCATCGACTTCGGAAAGGAAGCATAA